From the Flavobacterium galactosidilyticum genome, one window contains:
- the pfkA gene encoding 6-phosphofructokinase, whose translation MPKIIKKVGVLTSGGDSPGMNAAIRSVVRTCAYHNIECIGIYRGYQGMIEGDFKEMGPRSVNNIVNKGGTILKSARSMEFKTVEGRKKAHENLLKAGVDALVVIGGDGTFTGGLVFSNEFNFPIMGIPGTIDNDIFGTSHTLGYDTALNTVIEVIDKIRDTASSHNRLFFVEVMGRDAGHLALNAGIGAGAEEILIPEEDLGLERLLESLRKSKASGKSSSIVVIAEGDKIGKNVFELKDYVEANLPEYDVRVSVLGHMQRGGSPSCFDRVLASRLGVKAVESLIEGKESYMVGLQCDKITLTPLVQAIKGKTEIDRELLRVSDIMST comes from the coding sequence ATGCCAAAAATTATAAAAAAAGTTGGTGTTCTAACTTCAGGAGGAGATTCTCCTGGTATGAATGCTGCTATTCGTTCGGTTGTTCGAACTTGTGCTTATCATAATATAGAATGTATAGGGATTTACAGAGGATATCAAGGAATGATTGAAGGTGACTTCAAAGAAATGGGACCTCGTAGTGTAAATAATATTGTAAATAAAGGGGGTACGATACTTAAATCGGCTCGTTCTATGGAATTCAAAACCGTAGAAGGCAGAAAAAAAGCACATGAAAATCTTTTAAAAGCAGGTGTTGATGCTTTAGTAGTTATTGGTGGTGACGGAACATTTACTGGAGGATTAGTATTTAGTAATGAATTTAATTTCCCAATTATGGGAATTCCGGGAACTATTGATAACGATATTTTTGGAACAAGCCATACTTTAGGTTACGATACTGCATTAAATACTGTAATTGAAGTAATTGATAAAATTAGAGATACTGCAAGCTCACATAATCGTTTATTCTTTGTAGAGGTTATGGGTAGAGATGCTGGTCATCTTGCATTGAATGCGGGAATTGGTGCTGGTGCTGAAGAAATTCTTATTCCAGAAGAAGATTTAGGTTTAGAACGTTTGTTAGAATCTTTAAGAAAAAGTAAAGCATCAGGAAAATCATCAAGCATCGTTGTTATCGCTGAAGGTGATAAAATTGGTAAAAATGTATTCGAACTAAAAGATTATGTTGAAGCTAATTTACCTGAATATGACGTACGAGTTTCTGTTTTAGGCCACATGCAACGCGGTGGATCGCCTTCTTGTTTTGATAGAGTTCTTGCAAGTAGATTAGGAGTAAAAGCTGTTGAGTCTTTGATTGAAGGAAAAGAAAGTTACATGGTAGGATTACAATGTGATAAAATCACGTTGACTCCTTTGGTACAAGCTATTAAAGGTAAAACAGAAATCGATAGAGAATTATTAAGAGTTTCAGACATTATGTCTACATAA
- a CDS encoding translocation/assembly module TamB domain-containing protein — MQTKIAQYFTNSINKDFGTNIAIDGVAISVFGGIKFKDVLIRDHHKDTLIYSQRIATTILEGKKLLDGDLIFDGLALNGLLFNLKTYKNEKDTNLDKFIDAFETGKPSTRKFLLKAKKVDISNGHFILTDENRENPKDVDFTKLNASVTDFMIYGPDVTTNINKMSFMDFRGLYVKNLKSKFAYSKKNIKLDNLDLQTKESSLTGSVLLKYKIEDFINFNDKVRFDIKLNTASIASNDIRYFYDEIGKNQRFTIKTSIKGTLNDLSFKDLKLVDDRKTEIIGDFNFKNLFAKKGQKFSMSAQFDKLTSSYENLVVILPNILGNKLPTSLKKLGNFSASGTSNVSTTAVEADFSMSTQLGNVISNLEIQNIDNIDKASYIGNVILEDFDIGTLIEQQDLGRITMNIDVDGKGFKQKYLNTAIKGDVSKIDYKNYSYSNIIVDGTLKSPKYKGQISINDPNLSMNFDGLLDLSNKDSQYDFHIDVENADLTKLKLVKDSISIFKGDVVVQASGNNIENFQGNVYINKTSYQNAKDTYNFDDFAINSVFDQSRIRAITVNSPDIVQGEIVGKFEFNQLENLVKNSLGSLYTNFKPHKVKKGQFLKFNFSIYNKIVEIFFPEIAIGANTIVKGNMSSDNQEFKFNFNSPQIVISDNTLDNVNVSVDNKNPLYNAYIELDSIKTKYYKIRDFSLINVTMKDTLYFRSEFKGGKNAEDYYNLNLYHTINKDNNNVVGISKSEIKFKDYLWFLNENETPDNQIVFDKSFKNFTIDNIILSHENQSISLGGIFKGPTVKDVKLNFKDVDLNQITPTNDKFVFAGNINGEVSFKQNNNVYQPTASIIIDNLNVNKTDLGTLNFDIAGDENLQKFTINSNLENKNLESFNADGSFEIVNKETVLDLKLKFDKFNIAALNSLGGEVLSNIRGSISGNAVIEGNLKKPNIIGRLFLDKGGISIPYLNVDYGLGDNTIIDLTDERFLFRNNTLTDTKYGTKGNLNGYIEHNNFADWKLDLTINSKRFLALDTKDSEDAAYYGTAFIDGTATIKGPTNSLFIKVDAKSEKGTAVKIPINNAESVSDNIFIHFVTEKEKYNLQNGIVDNTRNYNGLELEFDFDITPDAEVEVILDRNTGHGMRGKGFGSLLFKINTLGRFNMWGDFQAYEGTYNFKYGGLIDKKFEVKKGGSITWEGNPMKAQLNLEAIYKTTANPAVLLDNSSFNTKVPVEVIIGVRGDLTSPEPDFNIEFPTVSNVLKSEIQYKLNDKDVRQTQALYLLSSGGFLSAEGINQSDFSGSLFEAASSILGGIIQSDDEKFKVGINFIGADRRIGKETDGRFVATISSKINDRVTINGKLGVPFGGINESAIVGDVEVLFRVNEDGTLNLRLFNKENDINYVGQGIGYTQGLGVSYEVDFDTFKEFVNKIFKNLKFEKVGTPAAEDQDSNLSPEYIKFQRSKKTNTEKIKKNQEGLIPEEN, encoded by the coding sequence GTGCAAACAAAAATCGCTCAATATTTCACCAACAGTATTAATAAAGATTTTGGGACTAATATCGCTATTGATGGAGTCGCAATCTCTGTTTTTGGAGGGATAAAATTCAAGGACGTACTGATTCGCGATCATCATAAAGACACTTTAATTTACTCCCAAAGAATTGCAACTACTATTCTAGAAGGTAAAAAACTATTAGATGGTGATTTGATTTTTGATGGATTGGCTTTAAACGGTTTGCTTTTTAATCTAAAAACCTATAAAAACGAAAAGGATACTAACCTTGATAAATTCATTGATGCCTTTGAAACTGGTAAACCTTCTACCAGAAAATTTTTGCTTAAAGCTAAAAAAGTAGATATTAGCAATGGGCATTTTATCCTCACAGATGAAAACCGGGAAAATCCAAAGGACGTCGATTTTACTAAATTAAATGCTTCCGTAACTGATTTTATGATTTACGGTCCTGATGTTACTACAAACATCAATAAAATGTCATTCATGGATTTTAGAGGTTTGTATGTAAAGAACTTGAAATCTAAATTTGCTTATTCTAAAAAAAATATAAAACTTGATAATTTAGATTTACAAACCAAAGAGTCCTCTTTGACTGGAAGTGTTTTGTTAAAATACAAAATTGAAGACTTCATTAATTTTAATGACAAGGTACGCTTTGATATTAAATTGAATACGGCTTCTATCGCTTCTAATGACATTCGTTATTTTTATGATGAAATTGGTAAAAACCAACGTTTCACGATTAAGACTAGCATCAAAGGAACTCTTAACGATTTGAGCTTTAAAGATCTAAAGTTAGTTGATGACCGTAAAACAGAAATAATAGGTGATTTCAATTTTAAAAATCTTTTTGCTAAAAAAGGACAGAAATTTTCGATGTCTGCTCAATTTGACAAGCTAACTTCTAGCTACGAGAATTTGGTGGTGATTTTACCAAACATTTTAGGGAATAAATTACCAACTTCTTTAAAGAAACTAGGGAATTTTTCAGCGTCGGGAACCTCTAATGTTTCTACTACCGCCGTGGAAGCTGATTTTTCTATGAGTACTCAACTAGGAAATGTAATTTCAAATTTAGAAATACAAAATATTGATAATATTGACAAAGCGTCATATATAGGAAACGTTATCTTAGAAGATTTTGATATTGGAACTCTTATCGAGCAACAAGATCTAGGACGAATAACGATGAATATTGACGTGGATGGAAAAGGATTCAAACAAAAATATTTGAATACGGCCATCAAAGGAGACGTAAGTAAAATTGATTATAAAAATTACAGCTATTCTAATATTATAGTCGACGGCACGCTTAAGAGTCCAAAGTACAAAGGTCAAATCTCAATTAACGACCCAAATTTAAGCATGAATTTTGACGGTTTGTTGGATCTAAGCAACAAGGACAGTCAGTATGATTTTCATATTGATGTTGAAAATGCTGATTTGACTAAGCTAAAACTAGTCAAAGATTCCATTTCTATTTTTAAAGGCGATGTTGTTGTACAAGCTTCTGGAAATAATATTGAGAACTTTCAAGGTAATGTCTATATCAACAAAACATCCTACCAGAACGCAAAAGACACGTATAATTTTGATGATTTTGCCATAAATTCTGTTTTTGATCAAAGTAGAATTAGAGCCATAACAGTAAATTCACCTGATATTGTTCAGGGTGAAATTGTAGGTAAATTTGAATTTAATCAATTAGAAAACCTAGTAAAGAATTCTTTAGGAAGTTTGTACACTAACTTTAAACCTCATAAAGTTAAGAAAGGACAATTCTTAAAGTTTAATTTCTCCATTTATAATAAGATAGTTGAAATATTTTTCCCAGAAATTGCAATAGGAGCTAATACGATTGTTAAAGGAAATATGAGCTCTGACAATCAAGAGTTTAAATTTAATTTTAATTCACCTCAAATTGTTATTTCTGATAATACTCTTGATAATGTTAATGTGTCCGTCGATAATAAAAATCCATTATACAATGCCTATATTGAGCTAGATAGCATTAAAACAAAATACTATAAAATTCGAGATTTTAGCTTGATTAATGTAACAATGAAGGATACTTTGTATTTTCGTTCTGAGTTTAAAGGAGGTAAGAATGCGGAGGATTATTACAATCTCAACTTATACCACACTATAAATAAAGACAACAATAATGTTGTTGGAATTAGTAAATCAGAAATTAAATTCAAGGATTATCTTTGGTTTTTGAATGAAAATGAAACGCCGGATAATCAGATTGTTTTTGATAAATCATTTAAAAATTTTACTATTGACAACATTATACTTTCTCATGAAAATCAGTCTATTTCCTTAGGTGGAATATTCAAGGGTCCTACAGTCAAGGATGTAAAACTGAATTTTAAGGATGTTGATTTAAACCAGATTACTCCCACGAATGACAAGTTTGTTTTTGCGGGAAATATTAATGGAGAGGTCAGTTTTAAACAAAACAACAATGTTTACCAACCTACAGCATCGATTATTATAGATAACTTGAATGTCAATAAGACTGATTTAGGCACTCTTAATTTTGATATTGCAGGTGATGAAAATCTTCAAAAGTTCACTATAAATTCTAATTTAGAAAATAAAAACTTAGAGTCATTTAATGCTGATGGTAGTTTTGAAATAGTAAATAAGGAGACCGTTTTAGATTTAAAATTAAAATTCGATAAATTTAATATTGCTGCTTTAAACTCCCTTGGCGGAGAAGTATTATCTAATATTAGAGGTTCTATTTCGGGGAATGCTGTGATAGAGGGGAATCTGAAGAAACCGAATATCATCGGGCGTCTTTTTTTAGATAAAGGAGGAATAAGTATACCTTATCTAAATGTCGATTATGGATTGGGTGATAATACGATAATTGATTTAACGGATGAACGATTTTTATTCAGAAACAATACGCTAACTGATACTAAATATGGCACGAAAGGAAACTTAAACGGATATATAGAGCATAATAATTTTGCTGATTGGAAGTTAGATTTGACTATCAATTCTAAAAGGTTTTTGGCTTTAGACACAAAAGACAGTGAAGATGCAGCTTATTACGGAACGGCTTTTATTGATGGAACGGCTACGATAAAAGGGCCTACTAATTCCTTATTTATAAAAGTAGATGCAAAATCAGAAAAAGGAACTGCAGTAAAAATACCTATTAACAATGCGGAGAGTGTAAGTGATAATATCTTTATCCATTTCGTGACAGAGAAAGAAAAATACAATTTACAAAATGGCATTGTCGATAATACCAGAAATTACAACGGACTTGAATTAGAGTTTGATTTTGATATTACACCTGATGCTGAAGTTGAAGTAATTCTAGATCGAAATACAGGTCACGGAATGCGAGGGAAAGGATTTGGGTCCTTGTTGTTTAAGATAAATACGCTTGGTAGATTTAATATGTGGGGAGATTTCCAGGCATATGAAGGAACGTACAATTTTAAATATGGTGGACTTATTGATAAGAAATTTGAGGTTAAAAAGGGAGGCTCAATCACATGGGAAGGAAATCCTATGAAAGCGCAGTTGAATCTTGAAGCGATTTACAAAACTACTGCAAACCCAGCTGTTTTATTAGATAATTCCTCTTTTAATACTAAAGTTCCGGTCGAAGTAATAATTGGTGTCCGCGGGGATTTAACAAGTCCAGAGCCTGATTTTAATATAGAATTTCCAACGGTTAGTAATGTACTGAAATCAGAAATTCAATACAAACTAAATGACAAAGATGTAAGGCAAACTCAAGCTTTATACTTGCTGTCTTCTGGCGGATTCTTAAGCGCAGAAGGGATTAATCAATCTGATTTTTCTGGAAGTTTGTTTGAAGCAGCTTCAAGTATTCTGGGAGGAATCATTCAATCTGATGATGAAAAGTTTAAGGTGGGTATTAATTTTATTGGTGCCGATAGGAGAATAGGTAAAGAAACCGATGGAAGATTTGTTGCTACTATTTCCTCTAAAATTAATGACAGAGTTACTATAAATGGAAAATTGGGAGTGCCTTTTGGAGGAATTAATGAGTCAGCTATCGTGGGAGATGTTGAAGTTCTATTCCGAGTAAATGAAGATGGAACATTAAATTTAAGACTGTTTAATAAAGAAAACGACATCAACTATGTGGGTCAAGGAATTGGCTATACACAAGGCTTAGGGGTTTCATACGAAGTGGATTTTGATACTTTTAAAGAGTTTGTCAATAAGATTTTTAAAAATCTTAAGTTTGAAAAAGTAGGTACTCCTGCAGCTGAAGATCAGGATTCTAACTTATCCCCAGAATACATTAAATTTCAGCGTTCCAAAAAAACGAATACTGAAAAAATCAAAAAGAACCAAGAAGGCTTGATTCCTGAGGAAAATTAA
- the tsaD gene encoding tRNA (adenosine(37)-N6)-threonylcarbamoyltransferase complex transferase subunit TsaD, with protein sequence MQNPEVFILAIESSCDDTAAAVLQNDKVLSNVVANQLIHTQYGGVVPELASRAHQQNIVPVVDAALHKANIQKEQLSAIAFTQGPGLMGSLLVGSSFAKSMALALGIPLIAVNHMQAHVLAHFIAEEGFEKPTFPFLALTISGGHTQIIKVNHFFDMTVIGETTDDAVGEAFDKSAKILGLPYPGGPLIDKYAQLGNPKAFAFTKPKVPGLDFSFSGLKTAILYFIQKKKIENPSFVDENLNDICASIQHTIIEILMDKLKLAVKETGIKQIAIGGGVSANSGIRNTLKAAENTYGWKTFIPKFEYTTDNAAMIGIVGYEKFLTQTFETAAVVSKARIQL encoded by the coding sequence ATGCAAAATCCTGAGGTTTTTATTCTTGCTATCGAAAGTTCCTGTGACGACACCGCAGCTGCCGTTTTACAGAACGATAAAGTACTGTCAAATGTTGTGGCAAATCAGTTGATTCATACTCAATATGGCGGCGTAGTTCCTGAACTCGCTTCGCGTGCACACCAGCAAAATATTGTTCCCGTAGTAGATGCCGCACTACACAAAGCAAATATACAAAAAGAACAGCTATCTGCAATTGCATTCACCCAAGGCCCAGGGTTGATGGGATCGCTCTTAGTAGGCAGTTCCTTTGCTAAATCAATGGCGTTAGCATTAGGAATTCCGTTGATTGCAGTAAACCACATGCAAGCGCATGTTTTAGCACATTTCATTGCCGAAGAGGGTTTCGAAAAACCTACTTTTCCATTTCTAGCATTGACAATAAGTGGCGGACATACTCAAATAATCAAAGTAAATCACTTTTTTGACATGACTGTTATTGGAGAAACTACTGATGATGCTGTGGGGGAAGCTTTTGATAAAAGTGCCAAAATTTTAGGCCTTCCCTATCCTGGCGGTCCATTGATCGATAAATATGCACAATTAGGAAATCCAAAAGCTTTTGCCTTTACAAAACCAAAAGTTCCCGGATTAGACTTTAGTTTCTCTGGATTAAAAACTGCGATTTTATATTTTATCCAAAAGAAAAAAATAGAAAACCCCAGTTTTGTTGACGAAAACCTAAATGATATTTGTGCGTCCATTCAACATACGATTATTGAAATTTTAATGGACAAATTAAAATTGGCAGTAAAAGAAACAGGAATTAAACAAATCGCAATTGGCGGAGGAGTTTCAGCTAATTCAGGAATTAGAAATACGTTAAAAGCAGCGGAGAATACGTATGGCTGGAAAACTTTTATTCCAAAATTTGAATACACCACAGATAATGCTGCAATGATTGGAATTGTAGGTTATGAAAAATTTTTAACACAAACATTTGAAACAGCAGCCGTTGTTTCTAAAGCAAGAATACAATTATAA
- a CDS encoding 16S rRNA (uracil(1498)-N(3))-methyltransferase, whose product MQLFYNPTINEATETFSFDKEESKHIIKVLRKKDTDILHVTNGLGFLFTTEITLASDTKCTVKIISFEKAAASKFRLHLAVAPTKMNDRYEWFLEKATEIGIQEITPIICDHSERKVINNERFDKILLAAMKQANELYLPKLNPAITFKEFISLQNDDLKMIAHCEETDKKTLKSVLQSNQNITMLIGPEGDFSQKEIALALSNNYTAVSLGNTRLRTETAAIVACHSVVFVNEA is encoded by the coding sequence ATGCAATTATTTTACAATCCAACTATAAACGAAGCTACTGAAACATTTTCTTTTGATAAAGAAGAGAGTAAACACATCATTAAAGTATTGCGTAAAAAAGATACTGATATTTTACACGTTACTAATGGCTTAGGATTTTTATTTACAACCGAAATTACTTTAGCCTCTGACACTAAGTGCACTGTAAAAATCATCTCTTTCGAGAAAGCTGCTGCTTCAAAATTTAGATTGCATCTTGCTGTTGCACCAACTAAAATGAACGATCGATACGAATGGTTTCTAGAGAAAGCTACTGAAATTGGCATACAAGAAATAACTCCAATAATCTGTGATCACTCTGAAAGAAAAGTAATTAACAACGAACGATTTGATAAAATTCTTTTGGCGGCGATGAAACAAGCTAATGAATTGTACCTTCCTAAATTGAATCCTGCAATAACATTCAAGGAATTCATAAGTCTACAAAATGACGATTTAAAAATGATTGCGCATTGTGAAGAAACGGATAAAAAAACACTAAAATCAGTATTGCAATCCAATCAGAATATAACGATGTTGATAGGACCAGAAGGGGATTTTTCTCAAAAAGAAATTGCACTAGCATTAAGTAATAATTACACTGCTGTTTCATTAGGAAACACGAGACTACGAACAGAAACAGCTGCAATTGTAGCCTGTCACAGCGTTGTATTTGTAAATGAAGCATAA
- a CDS encoding DUF4159 domain-containing protein: MKKIFYLLVLFSMQAFSQEIALMKYSGGGDWYANPTSLPNLIKYCNATIKTQIKLQPATVEPSSPDLFSYPFVHMTGHGNVVFSDSDLSNLKNYLAAGGFLHIDDNYGMDQYIRKEIKKIFPNNDLVEIPASHLIFQKPNPFPNGLPKIHEHDGKRPQAFGIFLANKLVLLYTYECDLGDGWEDAEVNNDPKEIREKALKMGANIINYIFNN; the protein is encoded by the coding sequence ATGAAAAAAATATTTTATCTTTTAGTACTCTTTTCAATGCAAGCATTTTCTCAAGAAATCGCTTTGATGAAATACAGCGGTGGCGGTGATTGGTATGCAAACCCCACTTCATTACCTAACTTGATAAAATATTGTAATGCGACTATTAAAACTCAAATAAAATTACAACCGGCAACGGTGGAACCTAGTAGTCCTGACTTATTTTCCTATCCTTTCGTACACATGACAGGCCACGGAAACGTTGTTTTTAGTGATTCTGATCTAAGTAACCTAAAAAACTATTTAGCAGCCGGCGGTTTTTTGCATATTGATGATAATTACGGTATGGATCAATATATAAGAAAAGAAATTAAAAAAATATTTCCGAATAATGATCTAGTGGAAATTCCAGCGAGTCATTTAATTTTTCAGAAACCCAATCCCTTCCCAAACGGATTACCTAAAATACATGAGCACGATGGCAAGCGTCCGCAAGCTTTTGGAATATTTTTGGCTAATAAATTAGTTTTACTTTACACTTACGAATGTGATTTAGGCGATGGTTGGGAAGATGCTGAAGTAAATAATGACCCAAAAGAAATTCGTGAAAAAGCATTAAAAATGGGAGCTAATATTATTAATTACATTTTCAATAATTAA
- a CDS encoding AI-2E family transporter has product MITSKTISNGILRAVFILIFISLALLFFYQIQSVLIYLIVSLILTLIGNPILDFFKRRLKFNHVFATIAVLCIFILIIFGFIMMFVPLILSQGQNLSLLNTGAIEKNITQLVDQITVFLESHHIDSSQVLQEANITSKVNFNFIPDFLNTLLGTISSFGMGLASVLFITFFFLKDRRAFLIGAKKLIPDSHEEPILNSLEKTNHLLSRYFIGLLIQLFIVFICYIIVLLIFGIPNAFIIAFLCAVLNIIPYVGPLIASFLAAVLTMLSNLGSDFQSEILPTTIYVLIGFWIVQIIDNNVSQPIIFSKSVSSHPLEIFLVILIAGFIFGILGMIVAVPLYTIFKVIGKEFFPENQIVKLLTKDI; this is encoded by the coding sequence ATGATTACTTCAAAAACTATATCAAACGGGATTTTAAGAGCAGTGTTTATACTGATTTTTATTAGTTTAGCCCTACTATTTTTCTATCAAATACAATCCGTTCTAATCTACCTGATCGTCTCTTTGATACTAACGCTAATAGGAAATCCAATCTTAGATTTTTTCAAAAGAAGATTGAAATTCAATCATGTTTTTGCAACCATAGCGGTGTTGTGCATTTTCATATTAATCATATTTGGGTTTATAATGATGTTTGTTCCTTTGATTTTATCTCAAGGACAAAATTTATCATTACTAAATACTGGTGCAATAGAAAAAAATATAACGCAGCTAGTCGATCAAATCACTGTATTCTTAGAAAGTCACCATATTGATTCATCGCAAGTGCTGCAAGAAGCCAACATTACATCCAAAGTAAATTTCAATTTTATTCCAGATTTTCTAAATACACTTCTTGGCACTATTAGCAGCTTCGGGATGGGCTTAGCGTCAGTTTTATTTATCACTTTTTTCTTTTTGAAAGATAGAAGAGCATTCTTAATAGGAGCCAAAAAATTAATTCCAGACAGTCATGAAGAACCTATTTTGAACTCATTGGAGAAAACAAATCACTTGTTATCACGTTATTTTATTGGATTATTGATTCAGTTATTCATCGTTTTTATTTGCTACATAATCGTCTTACTAATATTTGGAATTCCTAATGCATTTATAATTGCTTTTTTATGTGCGGTGTTGAATATCATTCCTTACGTTGGACCGCTAATAGCTTCATTTTTAGCAGCCGTATTAACAATGCTAAGCAATTTAGGAAGTGACTTTCAATCTGAAATTTTGCCGACTACGATTTATGTTTTAATTGGGTTTTGGATTGTTCAAATCATTGATAATAATGTATCTCAACCTATTATTTTCTCAAAAAGTGTCAGTTCGCACCCACTGGAAATTTTTCTTGTCATTTTGATTGCAGGTTTTATTTTTGGAATACTAGGAATGATCGTAGCTGTTCCACTTTATACTATATTTAAAGTAATTGGTAAAGAGTTCTTTCCTGAAAATCAGATTGTCAAACTATTAACTAAAGATATATAA
- a CDS encoding THUMP-like domain-containing protein produces MDQQILNADVQAFITKNIGQSISKLALQKNPFPEVDWIAILNQIEAKTKSKDKLPTWFSTENIIYPAKISIEQTSSEKAAQYKASIVSGESLIDLTGGFGIDDYFFSQKIKNVAHCEINTDLSTIVAHNFKQLNINNCTCYAGDSLETLKKLNTKWDWIYIDPSRRNDAKGKVFLLKDCLPNVPENLDFYFTYSDAILIKTAPLLDISAGLSELKHVKAIHIIAVENEVKELLWELHSSFSGKTIIKTINFVKDKLESFDFVLNENNVFLPFSVPQKYLFEPNSAIMKSGGFDEVGASYKANKLHKHSHLYTSQDLISFPGRIFEIQESIPYNKKEMKSFLENKQANITTRNFPDSVESIRKKWKIKDGGNTYCFFTTDLNNDKLVIICTKI; encoded by the coding sequence TTGGATCAACAGATTCTGAATGCCGACGTACAAGCATTTATCACTAAAAATATCGGCCAAAGTATTTCTAAATTAGCCTTGCAAAAGAATCCTTTTCCAGAGGTTGATTGGATTGCTATTTTGAATCAAATTGAAGCTAAAACAAAATCAAAGGACAAATTACCAACTTGGTTTTCAACAGAAAATATAATTTACCCAGCGAAGATTTCGATAGAACAAACTTCATCAGAAAAAGCAGCTCAATACAAAGCATCGATTGTTTCAGGCGAAAGTTTGATAGACTTAACAGGAGGTTTTGGAATAGATGATTATTTTTTTTCTCAAAAAATAAAAAATGTTGCTCACTGCGAAATAAATACCGATTTATCTACAATTGTAGCGCATAATTTTAAGCAACTAAACATTAATAATTGTACATGCTACGCTGGAGACAGCTTAGAAACTTTAAAAAAATTAAACACGAAATGGGATTGGATTTACATTGATCCCTCACGTCGTAACGACGCAAAAGGAAAGGTTTTTTTGCTAAAAGACTGTTTGCCAAATGTTCCCGAAAATTTAGATTTCTATTTCACTTATTCAGATGCTATACTGATAAAAACGGCACCATTGCTAGACATTTCTGCTGGCTTATCTGAATTGAAACATGTCAAAGCAATCCATATTATTGCAGTTGAAAATGAAGTTAAAGAATTACTATGGGAATTGCATTCCTCTTTTTCTGGCAAAACGATCATAAAAACTATCAATTTTGTCAAGGATAAATTAGAGTCATTTGATTTTGTATTAAATGAAAATAATGTTTTTTTGCCTTTTAGTGTACCTCAAAAATATTTGTTTGAACCCAATAGTGCGATTATGAAATCAGGAGGTTTCGATGAAGTTGGAGCTTCGTACAAGGCGAATAAACTCCACAAACATTCGCACTTATACACTTCTCAAGATCTAATTTCATTTCCTGGACGTATTTTTGAAATTCAAGAGTCGATTCCTTACAATAAAAAGGAAATGAAATCATTTTTAGAAAATAAACAAGCGAACATAACCACAAGGAATTTTCCAGATAGCGTCGAAAGCATTCGAAAAAAATGGAAAATCAAGGACGGAGGAAATACGTATTGTTTTTTCACAACTGATTTGAATAATGATAAATTAGTTATAATTTGCACCAAAATTTAA
- a CDS encoding M15 family metallopeptidase: MNFKIKPLLILCSLFSIVSCKSQVTSVGTSEKSNTVVNDTTFVNLKDYSADFVYDMKYATEDNFLKAKVYDCAECFLRLKTVNALVEANKKFIKKGYRIKLFDCYRPLDIQKRMWEIVSNPEYVANPAKGSIHNRGGAVDITLVDSSGKELEMGTTFDFFGKEASHNYTNLSVRIINNRKFLKSVMIESGFNSFDSEWWHYNLKTGLNDKVSNVKWDCD, encoded by the coding sequence ATGAATTTCAAGATAAAACCACTATTAATTCTTTGTTCGCTTTTCAGTATTGTTTCTTGTAAATCGCAAGTTACGAGCGTCGGTACTTCTGAGAAAAGCAACACAGTAGTTAATGATACTACTTTTGTAAATCTTAAAGATTACAGCGCAGATTTTGTGTATGATATGAAATATGCCACGGAAGATAATTTTCTAAAAGCTAAAGTATATGATTGTGCAGAGTGCTTTTTGCGGCTAAAAACTGTTAACGCTTTGGTCGAAGCTAATAAAAAATTCATTAAAAAAGGATACCGTATTAAGCTTTTTGATTGTTATCGCCCTTTGGATATCCAAAAAAGAATGTGGGAAATCGTTTCTAATCCTGAATATGTAGCTAATCCTGCAAAAGGTTCTATTCACAATAGAGGTGGAGCAGTGGATATTACTTTAGTGGATAGCTCTGGAAAAGAATTAGAAATGGGTACTACTTTTGATTTTTTTGGAAAAGAAGCGAGCCATAATTATACCAACTTATCTGTTCGAATTATAAATAACAGAAAATTTTTGAAATCTGTAATGATTGAGAGTGGCTTTAATTCTTTTGATTCGGAATGGTGGCATTACAATCTTAAAACAGGATTGAATGATAAAGTTTCAAATGTAAAATGGGACTGTGATTAG